A portion of the Lysinibacillus timonensis genome contains these proteins:
- a CDS encoding thymidylate synthase: MNVVFVLTSTGQELLQLISNDVAGLLAAVKGENVTFPFGSFQYDFHTLDHYLEEDVYRQELVIYLKEA, from the coding sequence ATGAATGTTGTTTTTGTTTTAACGTCAACGGGACAAGAATTATTACAGCTTATATCTAACGATGTTGCTGGATTACTAGCAGCTGTTAAAGGGGAAAATGTTACATTTCCTTTTGGGAGTTTTCAGTACGACTTCCACACTTTGGATCATTACCTGGAAGAAGACGTTTATCGACAAGAGCTAGTAATTTATTTAAAAGAAGCCTGA
- a CDS encoding aspartate kinase yields the protein MIVCKFGGTSVASAEQIKKVANIVKSNPERRIVAVSAPGKRFSDDIKVTDLLIDLANAVLKNGDVEGKLQNVVNRYRDITDGLGLDHTICDIIAQDLRERVESDKSNIELFVDNLKASGEDNNAKLIAAYFNSIGLNAKYVSPKEGLVVNDLPERTHALPEAFENLSNLRNCDEIVVFPGFFGYTKDGTLRTFDRGGSDITGSILAAAVKAVLYENFTDVDCVFSANPNVVDHPVGIEEITYREMRELSYSGFSVFHDEALMPVYKLGIPVNIKNTNNPSAPGTKILPSRESNGRPVTGISADSGFSTLYVSKYLMNREIGFGRKLLQIIEEEHISYEHTPSGVDDISVVLRSHQLTPEAEERIVKRIKNELHADDVYFRHGFSMIVIVGEGMRNNTGLAARAAAAISRTGANIEMINQGSSEVSLVFGVLSEKEEQILRALYQEFFTPISVY from the coding sequence ATGATAGTATGTAAATTTGGTGGTACTTCCGTTGCGAGTGCTGAACAAATCAAAAAAGTTGCAAACATTGTGAAGTCTAATCCTGAACGAAGAATTGTAGCGGTTTCTGCTCCAGGTAAACGTTTTAGCGATGATATTAAGGTGACGGACCTTCTAATAGATTTAGCTAATGCAGTACTGAAAAATGGAGATGTGGAAGGTAAACTTCAAAACGTAGTAAATCGATATAGAGATATAACGGATGGACTCGGTTTAGATCATACAATTTGCGATATCATTGCGCAAGATTTGCGTGAACGCGTTGAATCAGACAAATCGAATATTGAATTATTTGTTGATAATTTAAAAGCAAGCGGCGAAGATAATAATGCTAAATTAATTGCTGCATATTTTAACTCAATTGGGTTGAATGCGAAATATGTTAGTCCAAAAGAAGGTTTAGTTGTAAATGATTTACCTGAAAGAACGCATGCATTACCTGAAGCATTTGAAAATCTAAGTAATTTAAGAAACTGTGATGAAATTGTCGTCTTCCCAGGATTCTTTGGATATACAAAAGATGGTACTTTGCGAACTTTCGATCGTGGTGGATCCGATATTACAGGCTCAATTTTAGCTGCAGCAGTAAAAGCAGTTCTTTACGAAAACTTTACAGATGTAGATTGTGTATTTAGTGCAAATCCAAATGTTGTAGATCATCCTGTTGGAATAGAAGAGATTACTTATCGAGAAATGCGCGAGTTATCTTATTCTGGATTTTCTGTATTCCATGATGAGGCATTAATGCCAGTTTACAAGTTAGGAATTCCTGTAAATATAAAAAATACAAATAATCCTTCAGCTCCTGGTACTAAAATCTTACCATCTAGAGAATCAAATGGACGCCCTGTAACAGGTATTTCAGCTGATAGTGGTTTTTCAACTTTATATGTTTCAAAATACTTAATGAATCGAGAAATCGGTTTTGGTCGTAAATTACTTCAAATTATTGAAGAAGAACATATTTCTTACGAACATACTCCTTCAGGGGTAGATGATATTTCTGTTGTGCTTCGTTCACATCAATTAACACCTGAAGCAGAAGAACGAATTGTGAAAAGAATTAAGAATGAACTTCATGCAGATGATGTATATTTCCGCCATGGTTTCTCTATGATTGTAATTGTTGGAGAAGGAATGAGAAATAACACAGGATTAGCGGCACGTGCTGCGGCGGCTATCTCTAGAACAGGTGCTAACATTGAAATGATTAATCAAGGATCTTCTGAGGTTAGTTTAGTATTTGGTGTGTTATCTGAAAAAGAAGAACAAATTTTACGTGCTTTGTACCAAGAGTTCTTTACTCCCATATCAGTATATTAA
- a CDS encoding copper resistance CopC/CopD family protein, with protein sequence MTVLLFAISNQIVWGHALVIDQSPKPYSQQKSSPSEVVIRFNSPVEKNFSIKVINENNQEVEVHSPNISQDQKQISIQLPMLENGIYGIEYYVISSNDGHSVQDSYQFQVLNSEEIFSEQEDEGNNTNLKSQTNLSSTSPQLSSSNLLEFLIYFLKSLYYVGIVILIGWIIWWRIVQSYTIEIKRKYLLLGIVFQMIHLVGLISVILIQVDIFTSHGIFFTPSFPFDTSFGSFWLISLVLSLLGFLVLFKNRWIDLIWILILVLCKSLNGHASGTDLTYVVAVLNSIHMIGAAIWAAGITFIVLFWRKYRLYVKTYLPVFSKYAFISFIVLTITGFIIIYMYSPSYELIMYEWGRVLLLKLIFVLFVVLIAVLIRHKMKDQKLGTVGNWLKIDFLFMLVILITVSILTYLNPLP encoded by the coding sequence ATGACTGTTTTACTATTTGCAATTAGTAATCAAATTGTTTGGGGTCATGCTTTAGTAATTGACCAATCCCCCAAACCATATAGTCAACAAAAATCCTCACCATCAGAAGTAGTAATTCGTTTTAATAGTCCTGTAGAAAAAAATTTCTCCATTAAAGTAATAAATGAAAATAATCAAGAAGTTGAAGTTCATTCGCCTAACATTAGCCAAGATCAAAAACAAATCTCCATTCAGCTTCCTATGTTGGAAAATGGCATATATGGAATAGAATATTATGTCATTTCATCTAATGATGGGCACTCTGTACAAGATTCGTATCAATTTCAAGTATTGAATAGTGAGGAAATTTTTTCGGAACAGGAAGATGAAGGAAATAACACAAATCTAAAGTCCCAAACCAATCTTAGTTCAACTTCACCCCAATTAAGTAGTTCGAATCTGTTAGAATTCCTCATCTATTTTTTAAAGTCACTTTATTATGTTGGTATAGTTATACTAATAGGTTGGATTATTTGGTGGCGTATTGTTCAAAGTTATACGATTGAGATTAAGAGAAAATATTTACTGTTGGGAATTGTTTTCCAAATGATCCACCTTGTTGGACTAATTTCAGTGATACTAATTCAGGTAGACATATTTACAAGCCATGGAATTTTTTTCACACCGAGCTTTCCGTTTGATACAAGTTTTGGTTCGTTTTGGTTAATATCTCTTGTGCTATCTCTTTTAGGATTTTTAGTTTTATTTAAAAATCGATGGATTGACCTCATATGGATTCTAATACTAGTACTTTGCAAAAGTCTAAATGGTCATGCAAGTGGCACAGATTTGACTTATGTAGTTGCTGTTCTAAATAGTATTCATATGATAGGAGCAGCAATTTGGGCAGCAGGTATAACTTTTATCGTTCTATTTTGGCGCAAATATCGACTTTATGTGAAGACCTATTTACCTGTTTTTTCAAAGTATGCTTTCATAAGCTTTATTGTCTTAACAATCACAGGATTTATCATCATATACATGTATTCACCGAGTTATGAGTTAATAATGTATGAATGGGGACGCGTTTTACTATTGAAACTTATATTTGTGTTATTTGTCGTGTTGATTGCTGTTCTGATCCGACATAAAATGAAGGATCAAAAACTTGGAACAGTGGGGAATTGGTTGAAGATTGATTTTCTTTTTATGTTAGTAATTTTAATTACCGTATCTATATTAACGTATTTAAATCCATTACCATAA
- a CDS encoding multicopper oxidase domain-containing protein — protein sequence MIRRFHIVAIPIRIVVNRFGDHDPDGMMYVLKENESLVKKKVEKNPYTPVDLVEPLVIRACVGDEIEVLFENQLPFNTGIHIQNAEYDVMTADGTFVGLNRDTTVEKGEMILYKWKVFDEGIHFFSDLGNPLSSEQGSNVHGLFGALFVEPRGSWWTHPETGKPINSGNFADIHNPLLPSFREFGWFFHDEQEIDDLTGQAPISPHTLQPEATHLVNYRAEPMRNRMRLIQEGVVCPDCEGEEVHHDSWVFGDPDTPILRAYVGDPIKIRLVHGGVQETHSFHYHVHQWLFEHTDMDSEIVDVQAISPQANYTVTPAYGAGSLQESIGDAIIHCHLYPHFGEGMWGIQRTFDVLQDGSMCYPNGVQIKALQPLPDRPCPPRPTPERPGFPNFIPGIPGFKAPRPPIGVTPGRKPTEIEKNHFVKNAVPGAVFANPAPPDAPVKEFHVIIMQAPIVYNKQGWHDPEGRFYVLAEDYEDVLTGRKNPEPLVIRANAGDVIRFKFTNKLPETIGGNAFQLVERTYEAGMHVHFVKFDVLVSDGANVGWNYDSGITPNETIEYQWYADVELKCVFFHDHLFANSHQQHGVFASINIEARGSEYLSPYSDDEVISGTQARITNPIIPDFREINLFVHDFALLFDKDGCPLNAPPFPGSPDDPGVMGVNYRNEPLQFRLKEPDCDPAYVFSSWVHGDPVTPLLESYNGDPVRIRLIQGAHEESHSFNFHRQRWHRERPDLESELDQQQHIAIAETFTFEFSMEGEGDFDMLYHFGSVDDIWLGNWGIFRTFEYRVPHLKPLPDRKSTSLPKREMPLPKPTGKKPPKVIVEDFCYPKGAKVRKYDVYALNACIEYHKDGDHDPFGIVYALKEDVDDILCGKKNPEPLIIRANVGEYVEVKLTNLLNGKDHHNGRHGYPEVPVEAFFPPSDRISLHAQLVVYDVRHSDGATVGFNKDQTIGPGECITYSWYIDQDIGAVNLWDMADIRNHRHHGAFGMLIAEPRGSKFLDSKTRKTMPKGDQVIISNPLLPEFREFALLMHDGVRLFDKDGKLIIDPEPLIFNDKNIEVEEEEPDFEDQGSRGFNYRYEPFRNRVKKFKDIHKVFSSKVFGDPNTPLFLANPGDPITIRLTHPADKPRTRTFVIHGHTFHRSEDDLNSSIISHRPQTTVGSNDDLHLLYGAGGLFNKPGDYLYRSGNIRWDIELGMWGIIRVLKRKKRIIAPLKNNWRKTKNLHEKLEDLDELETGLLFLDTSDDKKKKNEGVSS from the coding sequence ATGATTAGGCGATTTCATATCGTTGCCATCCCTATTCGTATTGTTGTTAACCGATTTGGGGATCACGATCCAGATGGCATGATGTATGTACTAAAGGAAAATGAGAGTCTAGTAAAAAAGAAGGTTGAAAAGAATCCTTATACGCCCGTAGATTTAGTTGAACCTTTGGTCATTCGAGCATGTGTTGGTGATGAAATCGAAGTACTTTTTGAAAACCAGTTACCATTTAATACAGGGATTCACATTCAAAATGCCGAGTATGATGTCATGACAGCTGATGGAACATTTGTTGGCTTAAATCGTGATACGACTGTAGAAAAGGGTGAAATGATTTTATATAAATGGAAAGTGTTCGATGAAGGAATTCATTTCTTTTCCGATCTAGGAAATCCATTATCGAGTGAACAAGGTAGTAATGTACATGGGTTATTTGGGGCATTGTTTGTTGAGCCTAGAGGTTCTTGGTGGACACATCCTGAAACTGGAAAACCAATTAATAGTGGTAATTTCGCAGATATTCATAATCCTTTATTACCATCGTTTCGTGAATTTGGTTGGTTCTTTCACGATGAACAGGAAATAGATGATCTAACAGGGCAGGCACCTATCAGTCCACACACGCTTCAACCAGAGGCAACACATCTTGTAAATTATCGAGCAGAGCCGATGAGGAACCGAATGCGATTAATACAAGAAGGTGTTGTTTGTCCGGATTGTGAGGGTGAGGAGGTTCATCATGATTCTTGGGTTTTTGGTGATCCAGATACACCCATATTACGTGCATATGTAGGTGATCCAATAAAAATTCGCTTAGTTCATGGTGGCGTTCAAGAAACACACTCGTTTCACTACCATGTTCATCAATGGTTATTTGAGCACACTGACATGGATTCTGAAATCGTGGATGTTCAAGCAATTTCACCACAAGCCAATTATACGGTAACACCAGCATATGGCGCAGGCAGTTTGCAGGAATCTATCGGGGATGCAATTATTCATTGTCACCTATATCCTCATTTTGGTGAAGGAATGTGGGGGATTCAACGTACATTTGACGTGTTGCAAGATGGGAGTATGTGCTACCCAAATGGAGTTCAAATTAAAGCACTTCAACCACTGCCAGATAGACCATGTCCACCAAGACCAACACCAGAAAGACCAGGATTTCCGAATTTTATTCCTGGAATCCCTGGATTTAAAGCACCTCGTCCACCAATTGGGGTGACCCCAGGTAGAAAACCGACAGAAATCGAGAAAAATCACTTTGTAAAGAATGCTGTACCAGGAGCAGTATTTGCAAATCCAGCACCACCTGATGCCCCTGTGAAAGAATTCCATGTCATTATTATGCAAGCTCCGATTGTTTATAACAAACAAGGTTGGCATGATCCTGAAGGACGTTTTTACGTTTTAGCTGAGGATTATGAAGATGTGCTTACAGGTAGGAAAAATCCAGAACCTTTAGTAATTAGAGCAAACGCTGGTGATGTCATAAGGTTTAAATTTACGAATAAATTACCTGAAACAATCGGGGGAAACGCATTTCAATTAGTAGAACGAACCTATGAAGCTGGGATGCACGTGCATTTCGTAAAATTTGATGTTCTTGTATCAGATGGGGCTAATGTTGGGTGGAACTATGACTCTGGTATTACACCAAATGAAACAATCGAATATCAATGGTATGCTGATGTTGAGTTAAAATGTGTGTTCTTCCATGATCACTTATTTGCCAATTCACATCAACAACATGGTGTGTTTGCATCAATTAATATAGAAGCTAGAGGATCTGAATATTTAAGTCCTTATTCAGATGATGAAGTGATTTCAGGTACTCAAGCAAGAATAACAAATCCAATAATTCCTGATTTTAGGGAAATTAATTTATTTGTTCATGACTTTGCATTATTATTCGATAAAGATGGCTGTCCCTTAAATGCACCCCCATTTCCAGGATCACCAGATGATCCGGGCGTAATGGGTGTTAATTACCGAAATGAGCCATTGCAATTCCGTTTAAAAGAACCAGATTGTGACCCTGCTTATGTCTTTAGCTCTTGGGTTCATGGAGACCCTGTTACACCATTACTCGAGTCATATAATGGAGATCCTGTACGAATTAGATTAATACAAGGAGCTCATGAAGAATCTCATAGTTTTAACTTCCATCGACAACGATGGCATAGAGAACGACCAGACTTGGAATCTGAGCTTGATCAGCAGCAACATATCGCAATCGCAGAAACCTTCACATTTGAATTTTCTATGGAAGGTGAAGGGGACTTTGATATGCTTTATCATTTTGGATCGGTTGATGATATATGGTTAGGAAATTGGGGGATTTTCCGTACTTTCGAGTATAGAGTTCCTCATTTAAAGCCATTACCGGATCGAAAGTCGACTTCATTACCTAAACGAGAAATGCCATTACCAAAACCAACCGGTAAGAAACCACCTAAGGTGATTGTAGAAGATTTTTGTTATCCAAAAGGTGCAAAGGTTCGTAAGTATGATGTCTATGCACTAAATGCATGCATTGAATATCACAAGGATGGTGACCACGATCCATTTGGTATTGTCTATGCTTTAAAAGAAGATGTGGACGATATCTTATGTGGTAAGAAAAATCCCGAGCCATTAATTATTCGTGCGAATGTAGGAGAATATGTAGAAGTTAAACTAACAAATTTACTAAATGGTAAAGACCACCACAATGGACGCCACGGATACCCTGAAGTTCCAGTAGAAGCGTTTTTCCCACCTTCCGATCGCATCTCTCTACACGCTCAATTGGTTGTTTATGATGTGCGTCATTCAGATGGCGCAACAGTCGGCTTCAACAAAGACCAAACGATAGGACCTGGAGAATGTATCACCTATAGTTGGTATATCGACCAAGATATTGGTGCTGTAAACCTTTGGGATATGGCTGATATTCGGAACCATCGACACCATGGAGCATTTGGAATGCTAATAGCGGAACCTAGAGGCTCTAAATTCTTAGATTCAAAAACAAGGAAGACAATGCCAAAAGGAGATCAAGTCATTATTTCAAACCCACTATTACCAGAATTTAGAGAGTTTGCGCTGTTAATGCATGATGGTGTACGGCTATTCGATAAGGACGGAAAACTAATCATTGACCCTGAACCACTTATATTTAATGATAAAAATATTGAAGTGGAAGAAGAGGAACCAGATTTCGAAGACCAAGGATCTCGAGGATTTAATTATCGCTATGAACCGTTTAGGAACCGTGTAAAGAAATTTAAAGATATTCACAAAGTGTTTAGTTCAAAAGTGTTTGGTGATCCAAATACTCCACTGTTTTTGGCGAACCCTGGAGATCCCATTACTATTCGACTAACTCATCCAGCAGACAAACCAAGAACTCGTACCTTTGTGATTCATGGTCATACATTCCATCGAAGTGAGGATGATCTAAATTCTTCTATCATTAGTCATAGGCCACAGACAACGGTCGGGTCGAATGATGATTTGCATTTATTGTATGGAGCAGGTGGCTTATTCAATAAACCAGGAGACTATTTGTATCGCTCTGGGAACATTAGATGGGATATTGAACTAGGAATGTGGGGAATTATTCGGGTGTTAAAACGCAAAAAGCGGATCATAGCCCCATTAAAAAATAATTGGAGAAAAACCAAAAACCTCCATGAAAAGTTAGAAGATTTAGATGAACTTGAGACAGGATTGTTATTTTTAGACACGTCGGACGATAAAAAGAAAAAGAATGAAGGTGTTTCTTCATGA